A genomic stretch from Theobroma cacao cultivar B97-61/B2 chromosome 4, Criollo_cocoa_genome_V2, whole genome shotgun sequence includes:
- the LOC18601796 gene encoding DNA-directed RNA polymerase 2, chloroplastic/mitochondrial isoform X2, producing MSIIETPLISSNLLDKFDHFVPLDNRNPSILYQNPPKISIVMWRNIAKHAISRRTHSFQCFARTYSFLGTSQDSIFHEKSKFRGLKFGSFCSNSRFLDMGGRRIGEVLTNVEYIGKQSFGFPRNEIGCSGLCPRGYVSVAEAVSSTDVEEDVSVVEEIKELLDEMKKEQRRETGNRRRRCQIIERGMGESKYRFLRRRQVKIETEAWEQAAKEYRELLMDMCEHKLAPNLPYIKSLFLGWFEPLRDAIIKEQELYRLGKLRAGYAGYLDQLPADMTAVITMHKLMGLLMTGGEHGCARVVQAACLIGDAIEQEVRIHKFLEKTKKKRVDKKNEDEGDKPNAEIKEQEKLRKKVTDLIKKQKLPAVRQIVKGQDDTKPWGQDAKAKVGSHLIELLMQTAYIQPPADQLADCPPDVRPAFVHSLRTVVKENKKTGRRYGVIECNPLVRKGLERTARHMVIPYMPMLVPPVKWTGYDRGAYLFIPSYIMRTHGVKQQREAVKRTPRKQLEPVFEALDTLGCTKWRVNKRVLNVVDRIWTSGGRLADLVDRKDVPLPEKPDSEDEAVLRKWKWKVRSVKKENRERHSLRCDVELKLAVARKMKDEEGFYYPHNLDFRGRAYPMHPYLNHLGSDLCRGILEFGEGRPLGKSGLRWLKIHLANLYAGGVDKLSHEGRLAFTENHLDDIFDSADRPLEGKRWWLKAEDPFQCLAVCINLAEALRSSSPETFVSHIPVHQDGSCNGLQHYAALGRDKLGAASVNLVAGEKPADVYSGIAARVLDIIRRDAQKDPAVFPDALHAKVLVNQVDRKLVKQTVMTSVYGVTYIGARDQIKRRLKERGVITDDKEIFGASCYAAKTTLTALGEMFQAARAIMNWLGECAKIIASENQPVRWTTPLGLPVVQPYRVLGRHLIKTSLQVLTLQRETEKVMVKRQRTAFPPNFVHSLDGSHMMMTAVACKKAGLTFAGVHDSYWTHASDVDKMNRILRENFVELYEVPILENLLESFQQSFPTLCFPPLPERGDFDLRDVLESPYFFN from the exons atgTCCATCATCGAAACCCCATTAATTTCTTCCAATCTTTTAGACAAATTCGATCATTTTGTTCCTTTGGATAATAGAAATCCCTCAATTCTTTACCAGAACCCTCCAAAGATTTCCATAGTTATGTGGAGAAACATAGCTAAACATGCCATATCGAGAAGAACCCATAGTTTTCAATGCTTTGCTAGAACTTATAGCTTTCTGGGTACTTCTCAGGATTCCATTTTTCATGAGAAATCAAAGTTTCGGGGTTTAAAGTTTGGATCCTTTTGCTCAAACTCAAGGTTTCTTGATATGGGTGGTAGAAGAATTGGTGAGGTGTTAACTAATGTGGAGTATATAGGGAAGCAAAGTTTTGGGTTTCCAAGGAATGAGATTGGGTGCAGTGGTTTGTGCCCAAGAGGGTATGTGAGTGTGGCAGAGGCAGTTTCATCAACTGATGTTGAAGAGGATGTGTCTGTTGttgaagaaatcaaagaattGTTGGatgaaatgaagaaagaacaGAGGAGAGAGACTGGAAATAGGCGTAGAAGGTGCCAAATAATAGAGAGAGGAATGGGCGAAAGCAAGTATCGGTTCTTGAGAAGAAGGCAAGTGAAGATTGAGACAGAGGCATGGGAACAAGCTGCAAAAGAGTATAGGGAACTTTTGATGGATATGTGTGAGCATAAATTGGCACCCAATTTGCCTTATATCAAGTCTTTGTTTCTTGGTTGGTTTGAGCCTTTGCGTGATGCTATTATTAAGGAGCAAGAGTTGTATAGGTTAGGGAAACTTAGAGCAGGTTATGCCGGTTACTTGGATCAGTTGCCAGCTGATATGACGGCAGTTATCACAATGCACAAGTTGATGGGACTGCTTATGACTGGAGGGGAACATGGTTGTGCTCGAGTTGTACAGGCTGCTTGTCTGATAGGTGATGCCATTGAGCAGGAG GTTAGAATACACAAGTTCTTggagaaaacaaagaaaaaaagggttgACAAAAAGAACGAAGATGAAGGAGATAAGCCTAATGCTGAGATTAAGGAACAAGAGAAGTTAAGGAAAAAGGTGACCGATTtgataaagaaacaaaagctACCAGCAGTGAGGCAAATAGTGAAGGGGCAGGATGACACGAAGCCCTGGGGCCAGGATGCGAAGGCTAAG GTTGGAAGCCATCTTATTGAGTTATTAATGCAAACTGCTTATATACAGCCTCCAGCTGATCAGTTAGCTGATTGTCCCCCTGATGTTCGGCCTGCATTTGTGCATTCTTTAAGAACTGtagtaaaagaaaacaa GAAAACTGGCAGAAGATATGGTGTTATTGAATGTAACCCACTAGTTCGCAAAGGCCTTGAGAGAACT GCAAGGCACATGGTGATTCCTTATATGCCAATGTTGGTGCCCCCGGTCAAGTGGACAGG CTATGACAGAGGAGCATACTTGTTCATACCGTCCTACATTATGCGCACACATGGAGTTAAACAGCAACGTGAAGCTGTCAAGAGGACCCCTAGGAAGCAGTTAGAACCGGTCTTTGAG GCTCTGGATACACTTGGATGTACCAAATGGAGGGTAAATAAGCGGGTTCTTAATGTTGTTGATAGAATATGGACTAGTGGAGGCCGTCTTGCAGACCTGGTGGACCGTAAGGAC GTTCCCTTACCAGAGAAGCCGGATAGTGAGGATGAAGCAGTGCTGAGGAAATGGAAGTGGAAAGTCAGATCtgtaaaaaaggaaaatagagaGAGGCATTCACTGCGCTGTGATGTAGAGCTTAAACTTGCT GTAGCTCGGAAAATGAAAGATGAAGAAGGTTTTTATTACCCTCACAATCTTGATTTTCGAGGGCGTGCATATCCTATGCACCCATATTTGAATCATCTTGGTTCAGATCTTTGTCGGGGTATTTTGGAGTTTGGAGAGGGTCGCCCTCTTGGAAAATCAGGTTTACGCTGGCTAAAAATACATCTCGCAAATCTGTATGCTGGTGGGGTGGACAAATTGTCTCATGAGGGTCGATTGGCTTTCACCGAGAATCATCTGGATGATATATTTGACTCTGCAGACAGACCACTTGAAGGAAAGCGCTGGTGGTTAAAAGCAGAAGATCCATTTCAGTGCTTAGCTGTGTGCATTAATCTCGCTGAAGCTTTGAGAAGCTCCTCTCCTGAGACATTTGTTTCACATATACCTGTGCATCAG GATGGTTCCTGCAATGGTTTACAACACTATGCTGCACTTGGAAGAGACAAG TTGGGAGCAGCTTCAGTCAATCTGGTTGCAGGTGAGAAACCGGCAGATGTTTACTCAGGAATAGCTGCTAG AGTACTTGATATCATCAGGAGGGATGCACAGAAAGATCCTGCCGTTTTTCCAGATGCATTGCATGCAAAAGTATTAGTTAACCAG GTGGATAGGAAACTGGTGAAGCAGACAGTGATGACCTCAGTCTATGGAGTAACTTACATTGGTGCACGAGATCAAATCAAGAGGAGGTTGAAGGAACGTGGTGTAATTACAGATGACAAAGAGATCTTTGGTGCTTCTTGTTATGCTGCTAAG ACAACCTTAACTGCCTTAGGAGAGATGTTTCAAGCTGCACGTGCTATCATGAATTGGCTTGGTGAATGTGCAAAG ATTATTGCATCTGAAAATCAGCCAGTGAGGTGGACAACTCCACTTGGACTTCCTGTCGTACAACCATACCGGGTATTAGGAAGGCATCTT ATAAAAACTTCGCTTCAGGTTTTAACACTGCAACGTGAAACTGAAAAG GTTATGGTCAAGCGACAGAGGACAGCTTTCCCACCAAATTTTGTTCACTCTCTGGATGGGTCTCATATGATGATGACCGCAGTTGCCTGTAAAAAGGCAGGCTTAACCTTTGCAG GAGTTCATGATTCATATTGGACGCATGCAAGTGATGTGGATAAAATGAACAGGATACtaagagaaaattttgttgaactGTATGAAGTACCAATACTGGAGAAT TTGTTGGAAAGCTTTCAGCAGTCTTTCCCTACATTGTGTTTTCCTCCCTTACCTGAACGGGGAGATTTTGATCTAAGAGATGTGTTAGAATCACCTTATTTCTTCAACTGA
- the LOC18601796 gene encoding DNA-directed RNA polymerase 2, chloroplastic/mitochondrial isoform X1 yields MSIIETPLISSNLLDKFDHFVPLDNRNPSILYQNPPKISIVMWRNIAKHAISRRTHSFQCFARTYSFLGTSQDSIFHEKSKFRGLKFGSFCSNSRFLDMGGRRIGEVLTNVEYIGKQSFGFPRNEIGCSGLCPRGYVSVAEAVSSTDVEEDVSVVEEIKELLDEMKKEQRRETGNRRRRCQIIERGMGESKYRFLRRRQVKIETEAWEQAAKEYRELLMDMCEHKLAPNLPYIKSLFLGWFEPLRDAIIKEQELYRLGKLRAGYAGYLDQLPADMTAVITMHKLMGLLMTGGEHGCARVVQAACLIGDAIEQEVRIHKFLEKTKKKRVDKKNEDEGDKPNAEIKEQEKLRKKVTDLIKKQKLPAVRQIVKGQDDTKPWGQDAKAKVGSHLIELLMQTAYIQPPADQLADCPPDVRPAFVHSLRTVVKENKKTGRRYGVIECNPLVRKGLERTARHMVIPYMPMLVPPVKWTGYDRGAYLFIPSYIMRTHGVKQQREAVKRTPRKQLEPVFEALDTLGCTKWRVNKRVLNVVDRIWTSGGRLADLVDRKDVPLPEKPDSEDEAVLRKWKWKVRSVKKENRERHSLRCDVELKLAQVARKMKDEEGFYYPHNLDFRGRAYPMHPYLNHLGSDLCRGILEFGEGRPLGKSGLRWLKIHLANLYAGGVDKLSHEGRLAFTENHLDDIFDSADRPLEGKRWWLKAEDPFQCLAVCINLAEALRSSSPETFVSHIPVHQDGSCNGLQHYAALGRDKLGAASVNLVAGEKPADVYSGIAARVLDIIRRDAQKDPAVFPDALHAKVLVNQVDRKLVKQTVMTSVYGVTYIGARDQIKRRLKERGVITDDKEIFGASCYAAKTTLTALGEMFQAARAIMNWLGECAKIIASENQPVRWTTPLGLPVVQPYRVLGRHLIKTSLQVLTLQRETEKVMVKRQRTAFPPNFVHSLDGSHMMMTAVACKKAGLTFAGVHDSYWTHASDVDKMNRILRENFVELYEVPILENLLESFQQSFPTLCFPPLPERGDFDLRDVLESPYFFN; encoded by the exons atgTCCATCATCGAAACCCCATTAATTTCTTCCAATCTTTTAGACAAATTCGATCATTTTGTTCCTTTGGATAATAGAAATCCCTCAATTCTTTACCAGAACCCTCCAAAGATTTCCATAGTTATGTGGAGAAACATAGCTAAACATGCCATATCGAGAAGAACCCATAGTTTTCAATGCTTTGCTAGAACTTATAGCTTTCTGGGTACTTCTCAGGATTCCATTTTTCATGAGAAATCAAAGTTTCGGGGTTTAAAGTTTGGATCCTTTTGCTCAAACTCAAGGTTTCTTGATATGGGTGGTAGAAGAATTGGTGAGGTGTTAACTAATGTGGAGTATATAGGGAAGCAAAGTTTTGGGTTTCCAAGGAATGAGATTGGGTGCAGTGGTTTGTGCCCAAGAGGGTATGTGAGTGTGGCAGAGGCAGTTTCATCAACTGATGTTGAAGAGGATGTGTCTGTTGttgaagaaatcaaagaattGTTGGatgaaatgaagaaagaacaGAGGAGAGAGACTGGAAATAGGCGTAGAAGGTGCCAAATAATAGAGAGAGGAATGGGCGAAAGCAAGTATCGGTTCTTGAGAAGAAGGCAAGTGAAGATTGAGACAGAGGCATGGGAACAAGCTGCAAAAGAGTATAGGGAACTTTTGATGGATATGTGTGAGCATAAATTGGCACCCAATTTGCCTTATATCAAGTCTTTGTTTCTTGGTTGGTTTGAGCCTTTGCGTGATGCTATTATTAAGGAGCAAGAGTTGTATAGGTTAGGGAAACTTAGAGCAGGTTATGCCGGTTACTTGGATCAGTTGCCAGCTGATATGACGGCAGTTATCACAATGCACAAGTTGATGGGACTGCTTATGACTGGAGGGGAACATGGTTGTGCTCGAGTTGTACAGGCTGCTTGTCTGATAGGTGATGCCATTGAGCAGGAG GTTAGAATACACAAGTTCTTggagaaaacaaagaaaaaaagggttgACAAAAAGAACGAAGATGAAGGAGATAAGCCTAATGCTGAGATTAAGGAACAAGAGAAGTTAAGGAAAAAGGTGACCGATTtgataaagaaacaaaagctACCAGCAGTGAGGCAAATAGTGAAGGGGCAGGATGACACGAAGCCCTGGGGCCAGGATGCGAAGGCTAAG GTTGGAAGCCATCTTATTGAGTTATTAATGCAAACTGCTTATATACAGCCTCCAGCTGATCAGTTAGCTGATTGTCCCCCTGATGTTCGGCCTGCATTTGTGCATTCTTTAAGAACTGtagtaaaagaaaacaa GAAAACTGGCAGAAGATATGGTGTTATTGAATGTAACCCACTAGTTCGCAAAGGCCTTGAGAGAACT GCAAGGCACATGGTGATTCCTTATATGCCAATGTTGGTGCCCCCGGTCAAGTGGACAGG CTATGACAGAGGAGCATACTTGTTCATACCGTCCTACATTATGCGCACACATGGAGTTAAACAGCAACGTGAAGCTGTCAAGAGGACCCCTAGGAAGCAGTTAGAACCGGTCTTTGAG GCTCTGGATACACTTGGATGTACCAAATGGAGGGTAAATAAGCGGGTTCTTAATGTTGTTGATAGAATATGGACTAGTGGAGGCCGTCTTGCAGACCTGGTGGACCGTAAGGAC GTTCCCTTACCAGAGAAGCCGGATAGTGAGGATGAAGCAGTGCTGAGGAAATGGAAGTGGAAAGTCAGATCtgtaaaaaaggaaaatagagaGAGGCATTCACTGCGCTGTGATGTAGAGCTTAAACTTGCT CAGGTAGCTCGGAAAATGAAAGATGAAGAAGGTTTTTATTACCCTCACAATCTTGATTTTCGAGGGCGTGCATATCCTATGCACCCATATTTGAATCATCTTGGTTCAGATCTTTGTCGGGGTATTTTGGAGTTTGGAGAGGGTCGCCCTCTTGGAAAATCAGGTTTACGCTGGCTAAAAATACATCTCGCAAATCTGTATGCTGGTGGGGTGGACAAATTGTCTCATGAGGGTCGATTGGCTTTCACCGAGAATCATCTGGATGATATATTTGACTCTGCAGACAGACCACTTGAAGGAAAGCGCTGGTGGTTAAAAGCAGAAGATCCATTTCAGTGCTTAGCTGTGTGCATTAATCTCGCTGAAGCTTTGAGAAGCTCCTCTCCTGAGACATTTGTTTCACATATACCTGTGCATCAG GATGGTTCCTGCAATGGTTTACAACACTATGCTGCACTTGGAAGAGACAAG TTGGGAGCAGCTTCAGTCAATCTGGTTGCAGGTGAGAAACCGGCAGATGTTTACTCAGGAATAGCTGCTAG AGTACTTGATATCATCAGGAGGGATGCACAGAAAGATCCTGCCGTTTTTCCAGATGCATTGCATGCAAAAGTATTAGTTAACCAG GTGGATAGGAAACTGGTGAAGCAGACAGTGATGACCTCAGTCTATGGAGTAACTTACATTGGTGCACGAGATCAAATCAAGAGGAGGTTGAAGGAACGTGGTGTAATTACAGATGACAAAGAGATCTTTGGTGCTTCTTGTTATGCTGCTAAG ACAACCTTAACTGCCTTAGGAGAGATGTTTCAAGCTGCACGTGCTATCATGAATTGGCTTGGTGAATGTGCAAAG ATTATTGCATCTGAAAATCAGCCAGTGAGGTGGACAACTCCACTTGGACTTCCTGTCGTACAACCATACCGGGTATTAGGAAGGCATCTT ATAAAAACTTCGCTTCAGGTTTTAACACTGCAACGTGAAACTGAAAAG GTTATGGTCAAGCGACAGAGGACAGCTTTCCCACCAAATTTTGTTCACTCTCTGGATGGGTCTCATATGATGATGACCGCAGTTGCCTGTAAAAAGGCAGGCTTAACCTTTGCAG GAGTTCATGATTCATATTGGACGCATGCAAGTGATGTGGATAAAATGAACAGGATACtaagagaaaattttgttgaactGTATGAAGTACCAATACTGGAGAAT TTGTTGGAAAGCTTTCAGCAGTCTTTCCCTACATTGTGTTTTCCTCCCTTACCTGAACGGGGAGATTTTGATCTAAGAGATGTGTTAGAATCACCTTATTTCTTCAACTGA
- the LOC18601796 gene encoding DNA-directed RNA polymerase 2, chloroplastic/mitochondrial isoform X3 encodes MPLSRRIHKFLEKTKKKRVDKKNEDEGDKPNAEIKEQEKLRKKVTDLIKKQKLPAVRQIVKGQDDTKPWGQDAKAKVGSHLIELLMQTAYIQPPADQLADCPPDVRPAFVHSLRTVVKENKKTGRRYGVIECNPLVRKGLERTARHMVIPYMPMLVPPVKWTGYDRGAYLFIPSYIMRTHGVKQQREAVKRTPRKQLEPVFEALDTLGCTKWRVNKRVLNVVDRIWTSGGRLADLVDRKDVPLPEKPDSEDEAVLRKWKWKVRSVKKENRERHSLRCDVELKLAQVARKMKDEEGFYYPHNLDFRGRAYPMHPYLNHLGSDLCRGILEFGEGRPLGKSGLRWLKIHLANLYAGGVDKLSHEGRLAFTENHLDDIFDSADRPLEGKRWWLKAEDPFQCLAVCINLAEALRSSSPETFVSHIPVHQDGSCNGLQHYAALGRDKLGAASVNLVAGEKPADVYSGIAARVLDIIRRDAQKDPAVFPDALHAKVLVNQVDRKLVKQTVMTSVYGVTYIGARDQIKRRLKERGVITDDKEIFGASCYAAKTTLTALGEMFQAARAIMNWLGECAKIIASENQPVRWTTPLGLPVVQPYRVLGRHLIKTSLQVLTLQRETEKVMVKRQRTAFPPNFVHSLDGSHMMMTAVACKKAGLTFAGVHDSYWTHASDVDKMNRILRENFVELYEVPILENLLESFQQSFPTLCFPPLPERGDFDLRDVLESPYFFN; translated from the exons ATGCCATTGAGCAGGAG AATACACAAGTTCTTggagaaaacaaagaaaaaaagggttgACAAAAAGAACGAAGATGAAGGAGATAAGCCTAATGCTGAGATTAAGGAACAAGAGAAGTTAAGGAAAAAGGTGACCGATTtgataaagaaacaaaagctACCAGCAGTGAGGCAAATAGTGAAGGGGCAGGATGACACGAAGCCCTGGGGCCAGGATGCGAAGGCTAAG GTTGGAAGCCATCTTATTGAGTTATTAATGCAAACTGCTTATATACAGCCTCCAGCTGATCAGTTAGCTGATTGTCCCCCTGATGTTCGGCCTGCATTTGTGCATTCTTTAAGAACTGtagtaaaagaaaacaa GAAAACTGGCAGAAGATATGGTGTTATTGAATGTAACCCACTAGTTCGCAAAGGCCTTGAGAGAACT GCAAGGCACATGGTGATTCCTTATATGCCAATGTTGGTGCCCCCGGTCAAGTGGACAGG CTATGACAGAGGAGCATACTTGTTCATACCGTCCTACATTATGCGCACACATGGAGTTAAACAGCAACGTGAAGCTGTCAAGAGGACCCCTAGGAAGCAGTTAGAACCGGTCTTTGAG GCTCTGGATACACTTGGATGTACCAAATGGAGGGTAAATAAGCGGGTTCTTAATGTTGTTGATAGAATATGGACTAGTGGAGGCCGTCTTGCAGACCTGGTGGACCGTAAGGAC GTTCCCTTACCAGAGAAGCCGGATAGTGAGGATGAAGCAGTGCTGAGGAAATGGAAGTGGAAAGTCAGATCtgtaaaaaaggaaaatagagaGAGGCATTCACTGCGCTGTGATGTAGAGCTTAAACTTGCT CAGGTAGCTCGGAAAATGAAAGATGAAGAAGGTTTTTATTACCCTCACAATCTTGATTTTCGAGGGCGTGCATATCCTATGCACCCATATTTGAATCATCTTGGTTCAGATCTTTGTCGGGGTATTTTGGAGTTTGGAGAGGGTCGCCCTCTTGGAAAATCAGGTTTACGCTGGCTAAAAATACATCTCGCAAATCTGTATGCTGGTGGGGTGGACAAATTGTCTCATGAGGGTCGATTGGCTTTCACCGAGAATCATCTGGATGATATATTTGACTCTGCAGACAGACCACTTGAAGGAAAGCGCTGGTGGTTAAAAGCAGAAGATCCATTTCAGTGCTTAGCTGTGTGCATTAATCTCGCTGAAGCTTTGAGAAGCTCCTCTCCTGAGACATTTGTTTCACATATACCTGTGCATCAG GATGGTTCCTGCAATGGTTTACAACACTATGCTGCACTTGGAAGAGACAAG TTGGGAGCAGCTTCAGTCAATCTGGTTGCAGGTGAGAAACCGGCAGATGTTTACTCAGGAATAGCTGCTAG AGTACTTGATATCATCAGGAGGGATGCACAGAAAGATCCTGCCGTTTTTCCAGATGCATTGCATGCAAAAGTATTAGTTAACCAG GTGGATAGGAAACTGGTGAAGCAGACAGTGATGACCTCAGTCTATGGAGTAACTTACATTGGTGCACGAGATCAAATCAAGAGGAGGTTGAAGGAACGTGGTGTAATTACAGATGACAAAGAGATCTTTGGTGCTTCTTGTTATGCTGCTAAG ACAACCTTAACTGCCTTAGGAGAGATGTTTCAAGCTGCACGTGCTATCATGAATTGGCTTGGTGAATGTGCAAAG ATTATTGCATCTGAAAATCAGCCAGTGAGGTGGACAACTCCACTTGGACTTCCTGTCGTACAACCATACCGGGTATTAGGAAGGCATCTT ATAAAAACTTCGCTTCAGGTTTTAACACTGCAACGTGAAACTGAAAAG GTTATGGTCAAGCGACAGAGGACAGCTTTCCCACCAAATTTTGTTCACTCTCTGGATGGGTCTCATATGATGATGACCGCAGTTGCCTGTAAAAAGGCAGGCTTAACCTTTGCAG GAGTTCATGATTCATATTGGACGCATGCAAGTGATGTGGATAAAATGAACAGGATACtaagagaaaattttgttgaactGTATGAAGTACCAATACTGGAGAAT TTGTTGGAAAGCTTTCAGCAGTCTTTCCCTACATTGTGTTTTCCTCCCTTACCTGAACGGGGAGATTTTGATCTAAGAGATGTGTTAGAATCACCTTATTTCTTCAACTGA